Proteins found in one Arachis stenosperma cultivar V10309 chromosome 8, arast.V10309.gnm1.PFL2, whole genome shotgun sequence genomic segment:
- the LOC130945127 gene encoding cysteine-rich receptor-like protein kinase 10 isoform X3: protein MKLGRSYILLTPRLHIHPIWHDDFHWSGSYCSSLNKTTPNSPFQLNLKTLFKYLSSNATMGNKEFYNTKVLGTNHFDTIYGLYLCRGDLPSQLCGKCISEATHSYLFPDPDQGIFDCSSSREGGISYDECMVQYSNNLTYFSAVDLTPSSGSCLSSNMSATFMNLVFDTLNKIADKASQGSTEKYATKQVRISGFRSLYSLAQCTPNLSSQDCRTCLGNMIKQVKQECGGNEATSSSRSCNLKYAMYPFYRESKSLAPVGLIPITNLSNDFGYLSHNCSTSTNETIIKNSQFESNLRNLLSSLSSNATNKIGFYKTTIGGGESPSDTVTGLFMCRGDVSLSLCQLCVQTAAKRIHSECSSSKEAIIWYTHCLLRYSYRSPLPTWNDTSPMFHEFNIANTSNLNREQQNSFTLTLVSTLSDITNMKEESTTKNYVTATAKLNGVQTLYALGQCTPDLNSGDCSSCLQNIFLYEIPWCCLSSPEGKVFYPSCYIMFGLSKFHGDDDRLETPSQASLPPRATGGKRNGRYQKKILLILVPTIVAGMLFLCSGWHLLRRKESKRYKTILRENICSTLEPLQMDLAIIEAATNNFSTENLIGKGGFGNVYKGILSDGRHVAVKRLSKISKQGIKEFKNEVLLIAKFQHRNLVTFIGFCLKDEEKILIYEYVPNGSLDYFLFDTQQQKLLNWSQRYKIIKGVARGIHYLHEHSRPKIIHRDLKPSNVLLDTSMNPKISDFGIARIVEMDRDQEITNKIVGTFGYMSPEYAMLGYFSEKSDIFSFGVMILEIVTGKKILTSYDCYHLASGLLNYVWEKWTENKALSILDQKIKENYLEIEVIKCIQVGLLCVQENPDVRPPMITIISYLDNHLIEMPSPQEPAFMLHRRIIDQVQVVGGASSFGHINNFTPSSINEMSISEDLSRYMQTREDPTQKRGK from the exons ATGAAATTAGGAAGATCGTACATACTCCTCACTCCAAGGTTGCATATCCATCCAATATGGCATG ATGACTTTCACTGGTCAGGGTCCTATTGCTCATCACTTAACAAAACCACCCCTAACAGTCCTTTCCAGTTGAACCTAAAGACCCTTTTTAAGTACCTATCTTCCAATGCCACCATGGGCAACAAGGAATTTTACAACACTAAAGTCCTTGGCACAAACCACTTTGATACAATATATGGACTCTACTTGTGCAGGGGTGACCTCCCTTCTCAACTTTGTGGAAAGTGCATCTCAGAAGCAACCCATAGCTACTTGTTCCCAGACCCAGACCAAGGAATATTCGATTGCTCCTCATCCAGAGAGGGAGGAATTTCGTATGACGAGTGCATGGTTCAATATTCCAATAACCTCACTTACTTCTCGGCAGTCGACTTAACGCCTTCTAGTGGTTCTTGCTTGTCAAGCAATATGTCTGCAACCTTCATGAATTTAGTGTTTGACACTCTGAACAAAATTGCAGATAAAGCATCTCAAGgttctacagagaagtatgctaCAAAACAAGTAAGAATATCTGGATTTCGGTCCCTATACTCTTTGGCTCAGTGTACACCAAACCTGTCATCTCAAGATTGTAGAACCTGTTTAGGCAACATGATAAAACAAGTTAAACAAGAGTGCGGTGGAAACGAAGCAACAAGTTCCAGCCGCAGCTGCAACTTGAAGTATGCTATGTACCCTTTCTATCGTGAAAGTAAAAGCCTGGCACCAGTAGGACTCATTCCTATAACAAATCTGTCAAATGATTTTGGCTATCTTTCCCACAACTGTTCAACTTCAACCAACGAAACCATCATCAAGAACAGTCAATTTGAATCTAACCTCAGGAACCTtctctcttccttgtcttctaATGCCACCAACAAAATTGGCTTCTACAAGACCACCATTGGTGGCGGAGAAAGCCCCTCTGACACGGTTACCGGTCTTTTCATGTGCCGTGGCGATGTGTCCCTTAGTCTCTGTCAACTCTGTGTCCAAACCGCTGCTAAACGAATACATTCAGAGTGTAGTTCATCGAAGGAAGCCATCATTTGGTACACTCATTGCCTTCTTCGCTACTCCTATCGATCTCCCCTCCCCACCTGGAACGACACGAGTCCCATGTTTCATGAGTTCAACATTGCCAACACCTCCAACCTTAACCGAGAGCAACAGAACTCCTTCACTCTCACATTAGTGAGCACTTTATCAGACATAACGAATATGAAGGAGGAGAGCACCACCAAGAATTATGTAACTGCAACCGCCAAACTGAATGGTGTCCAAACTCTATATGCTCTCGGCCAATGTACACCAGATCTAAATAGTGGAGATTGCAGCTCTTGCTTACAGAACATTTTCCTATATGAAATTCCATGGTGTTGTTTGTCAAGTCCAGAGGGAAAAGTTTTTTATCCTAGCTGCTATATCATGTTTGGATTGTCCAAATTTCATGGAGACGATGATCGACTCGAGACACCTAGTCAGGCTAGTCTTCCTCCACGAGCTACAGGAG GAAAGAGAAATGGTAGGTATCAGAAAAAAATTCTGTTGATTCTTGTTCCCACTATTGTTGCTGGGATGCTCTTCTTATGTTCTGGCTGGCATTTgttaagaagaaaagaaagcaagagATACAAAACTATTCTCAGAGAAAATATTT GTAGTACTTTGGAGCCATTGCAAATGGATTTGGCTATAATTGAGGCAGCAACAAATAATTTTTCAACTGAGAACTTGATTGGGAAAGGTGGATTTGGAAATGTTTATAAg GGTATTCTTTCTGATGGGAGACATGTAGCTGTAAAAAGATTATCAAAAATTTCTAAACAAGGTATTAAGGAGTTCAAGAATGAGGTGTTGTTGATAGCTAAATTTCAACATCGGAATCTTGTAACATTCATAGGTTTCTGCTtgaaagatgaagagaagataCTGATATATGAATATGTACCAAATGGAAGCCTTGATTACTTTTTATTTG ATACTCAGCAACAAAAGTTGTTAAATTGGTCTCAGcgttataaaattataaaaggaGTTGCACGAGGAATTCATTATTTACATGAGCATTCTCGACCCAAAATTATTCATCGTGATCTTAAACCAAGTAATGTCCTGTTAGATACAAGTATGAATCCAAAAATTTCGGACTTTGGCATAGCTAGAATTGTGGAAATGGACCGAGACCAAGAAATTACAAACAAAATTGTTGGGACATT TGGTTATATGTCTCCGGAATATGCTATGCTTGGATATTTTTCCGAAAAATCAGATATTTTCAGTTTTGGAGTTATGATTCTAGAAATTGTTACTGGGAAAAAGATTTTAACTTCTTATGATTGTTATCATCTTGCTTCAGGCCTACTAAATTAT GTTTGGGAAAAGTGGACAGAAAACAAAGCATTAAGCATATTGgaccaaaaaataaaagaaaattatctTGAAATTGAAGTTATTAAGTGTATTCAAGTTGGATTGTTATGTGTTCAAGAAAATCCAGATGTTAGACCTCCAATGATAACAATTATTTCATATCTTGATAACCACTTAATTGAAATGCCATCTCCTCAAGAGCCAGCATTTATGTTACATAGAAGAATAATTGATCAAGTACAAGTAGTTGGTGGTGCGTCAAGCTTTGGTCATATCAACAATTTTACGCCATCCTCTATCAATGAGATGTCTATAAGTGAAGATCTTTCTAGATA CATGCAGACTCGAGAAGACCCAACACAAAAAAGAGGGAAATAG
- the LOC130945127 gene encoding cysteine-rich receptor-like protein kinase 10 isoform X1, which produces MKLGRSYILLTPRLHIHPIWHDDFHWSGSYCSSLNKTTPNSPFQLNLKTLFKYLSSNATMGNKEFYNTKVLGTNHFDTIYGLYLCRGDLPSQLCGKCISEATHSYLFPDPDQGIFDCSSSREGGISYDECMVQYSNNLTYFSAVDLTPSSGSCLSSNMSATFMNLVFDTLNKIADKASQGSTEKYATKQVRISGFRSLYSLAQCTPNLSSQDCRTCLGNMIKQVKQECGGNEATSSSRSCNLKYAMYPFYRESKSLAPVGLIPITNLSNDFGYLSHNCSTSTNETIIKNSQFESNLRNLLSSLSSNATNKIGFYKTTIGGGESPSDTVTGLFMCRGDVSLSLCQLCVQTAAKRIHSECSSSKEAIIWYTHCLLRYSYRSPLPTWNDTSPMFHEFNIANTSNLNREQQNSFTLTLVSTLSDITNMKEESTTKNYVTATAKLNGVQTLYALGQCTPDLNSGDCSSCLQNIFLYEIPWCCLSSPEGKVFYPSCYIMFGLSKFHGDDDRLETPSQASLPPRATGGKRNGRYQKKILLILVPTIVAGMLFLCSGWHLLRRKESKRYKTILRENIFGDEGSTLEPLQMDLAIIEAATNNFSTENLIGKGGFGNVYKGILSDGRHVAVKRLSKISKQGIKEFKNEVLLIAKFQHRNLVTFIGFCLKDEEKILIYEYVPNGSLDYFLFDTQQQKLLNWSQRYKIIKGVARGIHYLHEHSRPKIIHRDLKPSNVLLDTSMNPKISDFGIARIVEMDRDQEITNKIVGTFGYMSPEYAMLGYFSEKSDIFSFGVMILEIVTGKKILTSYDCYHLASGLLNYVWEKWTENKALSILDQKIKENYLEIEVIKCIQVGLLCVQENPDVRPPMITIISYLDNHLIEMPSPQEPAFMLHRRIIDQVQVVGGASSFGHINNFTPSSINEMSISEDLSRYMQTREDPTQKRGK; this is translated from the exons ATGAAATTAGGAAGATCGTACATACTCCTCACTCCAAGGTTGCATATCCATCCAATATGGCATG ATGACTTTCACTGGTCAGGGTCCTATTGCTCATCACTTAACAAAACCACCCCTAACAGTCCTTTCCAGTTGAACCTAAAGACCCTTTTTAAGTACCTATCTTCCAATGCCACCATGGGCAACAAGGAATTTTACAACACTAAAGTCCTTGGCACAAACCACTTTGATACAATATATGGACTCTACTTGTGCAGGGGTGACCTCCCTTCTCAACTTTGTGGAAAGTGCATCTCAGAAGCAACCCATAGCTACTTGTTCCCAGACCCAGACCAAGGAATATTCGATTGCTCCTCATCCAGAGAGGGAGGAATTTCGTATGACGAGTGCATGGTTCAATATTCCAATAACCTCACTTACTTCTCGGCAGTCGACTTAACGCCTTCTAGTGGTTCTTGCTTGTCAAGCAATATGTCTGCAACCTTCATGAATTTAGTGTTTGACACTCTGAACAAAATTGCAGATAAAGCATCTCAAGgttctacagagaagtatgctaCAAAACAAGTAAGAATATCTGGATTTCGGTCCCTATACTCTTTGGCTCAGTGTACACCAAACCTGTCATCTCAAGATTGTAGAACCTGTTTAGGCAACATGATAAAACAAGTTAAACAAGAGTGCGGTGGAAACGAAGCAACAAGTTCCAGCCGCAGCTGCAACTTGAAGTATGCTATGTACCCTTTCTATCGTGAAAGTAAAAGCCTGGCACCAGTAGGACTCATTCCTATAACAAATCTGTCAAATGATTTTGGCTATCTTTCCCACAACTGTTCAACTTCAACCAACGAAACCATCATCAAGAACAGTCAATTTGAATCTAACCTCAGGAACCTtctctcttccttgtcttctaATGCCACCAACAAAATTGGCTTCTACAAGACCACCATTGGTGGCGGAGAAAGCCCCTCTGACACGGTTACCGGTCTTTTCATGTGCCGTGGCGATGTGTCCCTTAGTCTCTGTCAACTCTGTGTCCAAACCGCTGCTAAACGAATACATTCAGAGTGTAGTTCATCGAAGGAAGCCATCATTTGGTACACTCATTGCCTTCTTCGCTACTCCTATCGATCTCCCCTCCCCACCTGGAACGACACGAGTCCCATGTTTCATGAGTTCAACATTGCCAACACCTCCAACCTTAACCGAGAGCAACAGAACTCCTTCACTCTCACATTAGTGAGCACTTTATCAGACATAACGAATATGAAGGAGGAGAGCACCACCAAGAATTATGTAACTGCAACCGCCAAACTGAATGGTGTCCAAACTCTATATGCTCTCGGCCAATGTACACCAGATCTAAATAGTGGAGATTGCAGCTCTTGCTTACAGAACATTTTCCTATATGAAATTCCATGGTGTTGTTTGTCAAGTCCAGAGGGAAAAGTTTTTTATCCTAGCTGCTATATCATGTTTGGATTGTCCAAATTTCATGGAGACGATGATCGACTCGAGACACCTAGTCAGGCTAGTCTTCCTCCACGAGCTACAGGAG GAAAGAGAAATGGTAGGTATCAGAAAAAAATTCTGTTGATTCTTGTTCCCACTATTGTTGCTGGGATGCTCTTCTTATGTTCTGGCTGGCATTTgttaagaagaaaagaaagcaagagATACAAAACTATTCTCAGAGAAAATATTT TTGGTGATGAAGGTAGTACTTTGGAGCCATTGCAAATGGATTTGGCTATAATTGAGGCAGCAACAAATAATTTTTCAACTGAGAACTTGATTGGGAAAGGTGGATTTGGAAATGTTTATAAg GGTATTCTTTCTGATGGGAGACATGTAGCTGTAAAAAGATTATCAAAAATTTCTAAACAAGGTATTAAGGAGTTCAAGAATGAGGTGTTGTTGATAGCTAAATTTCAACATCGGAATCTTGTAACATTCATAGGTTTCTGCTtgaaagatgaagagaagataCTGATATATGAATATGTACCAAATGGAAGCCTTGATTACTTTTTATTTG ATACTCAGCAACAAAAGTTGTTAAATTGGTCTCAGcgttataaaattataaaaggaGTTGCACGAGGAATTCATTATTTACATGAGCATTCTCGACCCAAAATTATTCATCGTGATCTTAAACCAAGTAATGTCCTGTTAGATACAAGTATGAATCCAAAAATTTCGGACTTTGGCATAGCTAGAATTGTGGAAATGGACCGAGACCAAGAAATTACAAACAAAATTGTTGGGACATT TGGTTATATGTCTCCGGAATATGCTATGCTTGGATATTTTTCCGAAAAATCAGATATTTTCAGTTTTGGAGTTATGATTCTAGAAATTGTTACTGGGAAAAAGATTTTAACTTCTTATGATTGTTATCATCTTGCTTCAGGCCTACTAAATTAT GTTTGGGAAAAGTGGACAGAAAACAAAGCATTAAGCATATTGgaccaaaaaataaaagaaaattatctTGAAATTGAAGTTATTAAGTGTATTCAAGTTGGATTGTTATGTGTTCAAGAAAATCCAGATGTTAGACCTCCAATGATAACAATTATTTCATATCTTGATAACCACTTAATTGAAATGCCATCTCCTCAAGAGCCAGCATTTATGTTACATAGAAGAATAATTGATCAAGTACAAGTAGTTGGTGGTGCGTCAAGCTTTGGTCATATCAACAATTTTACGCCATCCTCTATCAATGAGATGTCTATAAGTGAAGATCTTTCTAGATA CATGCAGACTCGAGAAGACCCAACACAAAAAAGAGGGAAATAG